The genomic segment TCGATGGTAAACATGCCCTCAGGCTAGCGCGGCCCGGCGGGCGGCGGAAGAGCAAACATTTCGGTGAGGCCGGGGCGCGCGGGCGGACGAGCCCTTGCGGGCGCCAAGGGCCGCGTTAAACTGCGCCCAGCTTCCCCGGAGGATCGATGACCCGCCCCGTTACCCGCCTCAGCGCGGTTCTCTCTCTCGTGCTGCTTGCGGCCTGTTCGGTCCCTCAGACGCAGGGCGCCGCCGCCCCCGGCCCGAGCGCTGCGCGCGTCGAGACCGAGCTCACCCCGGCCGAGGCCGCGCAGAATTTCATCTCGGTCGCCCAGCATATGGAGCCCGAGATCGAGCGCGAATGTCAGGCCCGCACCAGGGGGCGCAGCTGCGATTATCAGATCATGGTCGATGACCGCCCCGGTCAGGAGCCCAACGCCTTCCAGACCGAGGACCGTCAGGGCCGGCCGATCCTCGCCTTCAACCTCGCGCTGATCGCCTCGGTGCGCAATCAAGACGAGCTCGCCTTCGTGATGGGCCATGAGGCGGCGCATTTCATCATGGGCCATCTCGACGCGAAGGCGCAGGACGCGGCGGCGGGCGCGGTGATCATGGGGGTGCTGGCGGCGGCCTCGGGCGCCGATGCGCGGGGCATCTCGCAGGCGCAAGACATCGGCGCCGAGGTCGGCGGGCGCGCCTATTCCAAGGATTACGAGCTCGAGGCCGACCGGCTCGGCACGATCATCACCTGGGATGCGGGCTATGACCCGCTCAAGGGCGCGGAATTCTTCCGCCGCCTGCCGGACCCGGGCAATGTCTTCCTCGGCACCCACCCGGCCAACGGGCTCCGGCTCGATATCGTGCGCCGCACGGTCGCGCAGCTCAAGGCCGGCACGATCTGAGCCCGGCCCTTCGCCGGGCGCCCAAAATACATGCAACCTGAGCGCGAAACCCGCCCCGGCGCGGCGCAAATCCGCAAGCGGGGCGGGGTTTTGATCTGAATCATGGCTTCTGACCTGACGCAGGGGGATCTTGGACCCACTGCGACAGGAGGACGGGATGTTCGGAGCCAGAACGCTGAATCGCCATGCGGCGCTGATGAACCGGATGGCGGAAACGCTCGGCGTCGATCTGACCGAGGCGATGGCCAAGGGCCGGCTCTCGAGCGAGGGCTGGCGCGAGGCGGTGGTGCGCTGCGCGGGCTGCGATGACCCGAGCGCCTGCCTGCATTGGCTCTCCGAACAGCCGGCCCCCGAGGATCAGGCGGGCGCGGTCGACGAGGCGCCGCATTATTGCAACAACAAGCTGATGATGGCCCGCCTGCGCGAGGAGTTGGGGCTGGCCGAAACCGATGCTGGAGGACGTGTCTGATGGGCTTTCAGGGCAATGTGGATTTGCATTTCTGGATCACGCGCGGCATGGCGCGCCGGCTCGGCGTGAACCTCTCCGAGGCGATGCATGAGGGGCTGCTCTCGCAGGCCGATTTCGCCCAGATGGTGAACCGCTGCCGCAACTGCGACAAGTCGCAAGGCTGCCTCGCCTATCTCGCCGAGGAAGGCCGCGGCGCCGCGCCCGATTGGTGCTCCAACGCCGCCGTCCTGCGCGAGCTCAGCGCGTTGAGCTGAGCCAAGGCGCGTCTTGCCGGGGGACGCCGCGTGAGGGGCCGCACGGCCCGCGCGTAACCCTGTCAGGGGCGCGCGGTCGCCCCCCATCGAAGAGACGCTCTCGCCCCCGAGCCAGACCTGCCCCGCGCCGCCCGCCAGCCCGAGATGATCGTTCGAGGCGAAATCGCGCCCCGCCGGCGGCGCCAACGCCCGCCCGCGGTCGCGCGGCGCAAGCGCCTTGCGACCCTCGACAGCACATCCTTGTCGCGCGTCTTCGGTTCGCCCAGGTCAGTGCCTGGGTCTCGGTCATGCGCCGCGTTTGTGTCGATAAAGCCGGAGCGCCAGCAACCGAATCACGGCCATCACCAAAATCGCCCCGGCCAAGGCGAGCCGCCCTCGCGGCGCAGAAATGCAAAAAGCGGCGCCGAAGCGCCGCTTTTCAGCTCAGTCGTGGCAGCCCGTAGGGGAGCCACCGCCGTCACAGTGGCCCAAAATATGGGGTTTTCTCGCTGATTTCGCCATTGTACACCATATGTGGTTGTACATTTTGGCGTACATGGATTTCAGGCATGAAACTCAAGGCAAACCAGATCGCGAACCTCGACATCGGGAAGCGGCACAGTGATGGCGGTGGACTCTACATCGAACTGCGCAAGGGCGGAACTGGGAGCTGGCTCTACCGGTACACCGTCAACGGTCGGGCGAACTGGATGAGCCTCGGGGCGTACCCTGAGGTCTCCCTCAGCCGCGCCCGTGAACTCGCCGCCGAGAAGCGGGGCCTCAAGTCTACGGGCGTCGATCCAGTGAAGGCCAAGCGCCAAGCCGCGCGCCAGTCGATCACCGTGGAAGAGGCGGTTCGCGAGTACTGGAAGCTGAAATGCACTGGCCTTGCCAAGGCGGAAGGCTGGATCAGAATGTTCGAGATTCACGCCTTTCCCAAGATCGGCAGCAAAGGCGTAGCCGATCTGACGTCTGAGGACGTCGTGCGGGTACTCAAGCCGCTCTGGAAGAGCAAGGACGCCGTTGGAGATGGTGAAACCGGATACCCCACGGCAAAGCGCATCCTGACCCGGCTGCGGCTCGTGCTGACGCACGCCAAGTTCAAGGACCCTCGCGTCGATCCGTTTATCATCGACGTGGCCCGCGAGGCGCTGCCCAAGGTCGAATGGGAAGAAGAACACCACCCGTCGCTGCCATGGGCGCAGGCTCCCGACCTTTGGGTTTCCATGCTCGACAGCGTGGCGGGAGAGGGGCTGCGCATGATCATTCTGACGGGGCTGAGGGTTGCTTGCGTGACGAAGGCTGAGTGGAGTGAAGTGGATTTCGATGCGGGCGTCTGGACCGTGCCTCGGGGCCGCGTGAAAGGCTGGAATGCAGGCTTCCGGGTGCCGCTGACGCGGCCAATGACCGATGTCCTAAAGCGCGTACAGAAGGCCACCGGCACGCAGAAGCACATCTTCCACAGCCCGACCGCTTGGAAGAAGGGCTTCATCAGCGAGAACACGTGGAACAAGTGGCTAGAAGAGAACGGTTGGAAGGATGCCGATGGGCGACCTGCCACTGCCCATGGCTTCCGTTCCACCTTCCGAGACTGGGCTGCGAAACATGGCTGGGCGCGCGATCTGGCGGAGCACAGCATCCAGCACGTCTCTGCGAAAGGGACGAAGGTCGAGCGCGCATACTGGCGAGAGGATCGGCTGGAGGATCGGGCTGAGCTGATGATGGCGTGGAACGATTTCGTGGTCGGGAAGGAGGTGGCGCAGAGGATGGCTGCGGGCGCGCGTCAGCGCGCTCTGGACCGGCTGGACGAGGTCGTGCTGGCAGACGGGCGCACGCTCCGCGAGGCCGAGGAATGGGCGCGATACGATGGGTTGGAGGGCGAGGTCGACGCCAGTCAGCCTGCGGATGATTGATTGTGGCCCACGTTGTGCTCTGAGCAAGCGGGCGGCTGGGTGGTTGAAAAAGGCACGTTGTGCCCGCTATGGTGCCATCGGTGGAGGTGCCCGATGGCGAAGACCAAGGCGGATAATGAAAAGCTCAAGGTCAGGACCGTGTCCTTGCCCCTCGATCTGTACGAGCGCCTGCAGCCAATCGTGGATGCGGCTGTCGCTGCAGGCGAGAATGAAGCATTCGTGCTGCGGCAAGTGGCTCGCATCGCCCTCCAGCGCCAATGGACCGCGACGTTTCTTGAGGTCCCCTCCGAAGTGACGAGAGAGCGGGATCGAGATCGCGTGACGCCCCGGTTGGCGCTTCCTCCGGCGATGGACGAGCAGGTCTTCGCGCTGTCTGAGTTCGCGGCGTTCAGCAGATGGTTCACGTTCGCCGTCGAGCGGTTCCTCGTGCAATATCGGAAGGGCGACCCTCACCTCTTCGACGTCCTGCCCCGCCGCAGTTGAGATTCACTTTCGGATTTCTAGCCCATATTTCCAGTACCTACGCGCCCGACCCGCCCCCTCCCGGTACCCCGTCAAGGGTCCCGTTGTGCTATTTTTGCAACGGTATCGGTCAAGGGTCGCGCGGGCGGGTCAGGTCGACTCGCCCGCGCGCGCCTTGCTAGGCCATTGCGGGGAACACGTGGCGGATTCCCTTGCGCTCTTTCAGGTCATCCAGCGCCGCTTTCAGCGCGTGCCCGGCGGAGTCGATTGCCGCCGTGGTGCTGGCAGGACTCCAGATAGACGCGCGGGCGATGGCAAGGCGACGGCGCGCGCTGGCAAGGTCCTGAAGACGTTCCAGACGGGCAAGCTCTTGCGCCTTGTCCATGAGCTGGGCCGTCAGCTTTTCAACGTCCTGCCCGATTGTCGCGTGGCGCAAGGCGTCCTTTGCCGCGCGTGCCGCCATGTTGACGCGCGGGCAGGATATGCCGCGCCGTTCCAGCGCCTTCACCTCTTTCAGCATGGCTTGGATGTCACCGATCATGACTGACTCCTTCTGTTGATCGTGTCACGATACTACACAATACCAGAATGATTCGCTATCTAATTCAATGGGATAGCCGGATTCAACGCTAGCCGGTCGGCACGCTACAGACGGCGCGCCAGACGGTCGGGCGGCAGGGCCGGAGGCGAGGTGCTCAGAGCACGACCGCGCGCGCCAGCGCCCAGCCGGGCACCTCAGCGCGGGGGCAAATTCGGATTCGTCAAAACCGGAATATAAAAATGGACTCCCGTAAAAACTGGTTCCCGTCAAAACAGTCGCGCGTCGAATCAAAAACGGTCGAGCGCCAAAACAAAAATGGCTGATCGTCAAAACAAAAAATGGGCGATCACCAAAACGACTGCGCGCCAGTTCGAGCGCGGGCTGCAGACAGTCGTGACCCGAGCACGAGCACGGCGACGGCGTGAGCCTCGATGCTGAGAGGCCATATGGGCAGATTGGCAAGGCCCGCTGACGCGGGCCACGACCACGCCACCAAGTCACCCAGCCACATTGCCAGCGTTGCCTCGGGCACAGGATTGGTCCCAGAGCATCGCACAGCGCGCCACAGACGCCCACTCAGGCCTGTGCCGCCATCCGTGACGACTGACCGCCACAGCGCCCCTGAGGGCCTTCCAGCACGTGCTCTGAGCGCGTCTGCGCGGCATGTCTGCGTGGTTTGAGCTGTGCGACTTGGATAGCAGCGGACTTGCTGCTGGCCCCGCGTCAGCGGGCATTGCGGGCTTGCCGGTGGCCCGCCGTTAGGCGGGTGTGGTGGCTGGAATGGTTGGCTGACGATCCGGGTAGGTAGGTGCTACGGGCAAGGCATGGCCCGCTGACGCGGGCAGACTGACCATGTCGCCAAGGCGGCTAGGCAGGCACGGACCAAGTCGGTGATCTGGTCAGGCGGGATGGCAGTAAGCCTGTGATTTGGGATGGGTATGGATGGGCTGGGCCGGTGACGTGGGCGACTTCGGAAGGTGGGGTGATGGTGTTGGCCCGCGTCAGCGGGGCTTACCAGATTATGTGTATCTAGGCCTACCGACTACATGATAGTGTGTAGTGATCCCGTTGAATGCGGCGAATGTCTGATTCGGCACTAGGGATGGTGGCGATTCGGGGTGAATCTGGCTAGATGTGGGGGTGGCGGAAGGGGGCATTTTCTGGGGAATCGAGGGGGGCCTATCGGAATCCCCGAGGGTCCCGGCCTCTGCCGAAAGGGTCCCTCGATTGGCTGGGAATGCCCTACCCCCTCCTGAATCTAGGGGGTCCCTCGGCCCCGGATGTGCCATTTCCCTGAATAGGTCACGTACAATGTGACGAAATGCAGCGGTCGGGCCAATAGAATCAAGCGGTTGAATGCGATGCTGCGATGCAGCAAATTGGGTGCTGAAATCGGCACATCTCGCTCCGGCAAATCGTCACATCTGGTAGCGCGATGGGTCAGGAAGGGTGACCTATGTGTCTGGCGGAGGGTGGGGGCTGGTCCGAAACTGCAATGGGTCCCCGATGTGTGCGTCTCTGCGGAAATTTGATCAAATTTCCAGAATTGGTGCAGCGGCGCACAGAGAAGCCGCCCCGAGGGAGGCGGCTGCCGGTAGCGTGAGGTTCGTGGAGGTCGGCTGAGGTTCTGGGAGGTCAGATGAGGCCCGGCACCGGTTCGGTCACGAGGCAAACCTCCTGCCAATCCATGCTGCCATCCTCTTCATTGTGGTTCCATTCCACGATCAGCCTGAAGTCGAGCAGCGCGCCACGCGGGCAAACCTTTCGGACGGCTTGCATGAGGGCGTCGATGGCGCGGTCGACCTTGATCATGACCATGAAGCTGGGACCGTCGTCGAATTGGTCCAGTGGGCGCTCGGCTCCAGTCGTCAGCTTGAAGCCATCTTGCTCCAGAATCTGGCACAGATCGTCACGGAAGCCTTCACTGACCAAAGGGCCGTAGACGCTGACTTCAAGCAGGACGGCGGTATCAGGACGGGACGGGTCTCCGAACGGGGTTGGCATTTCGTGGACGGGCATGTGGGTCTCCTTAGAATCGAATCATCGTGTCATTTTCAATTATCATGATAGCCTTTCGACGCGTATGCAAGCCGCCGGATCGGGGAAATTGTTGCCACCTTCCCGCGATCCAGATACCAACACGAAAGGAGATCAAATGACCAGTAGCACGCCTGTTTCGATGAATGTCGTCGACCTGTTCTCGGGAGCCGGGGGTATGTCCTATGGCTTCAAGGCGCATGGGGCGTTCAACATGATCGGGGCTGCCGACGCGGAGATCGGGAAGCCCACGGCTGGGGACGGGCGGCTGCAGTGCAACTCGACCTACCAGAACAACATCGGCATCGCGCCGACGCGGGTTAACCTCGCAGAGGTTGTGGCGGAAGACCTCCGCTCGGTTCTGGGTATTGGTGACAAGGCGGTCAATGTCCTGAGCGTCTGCCCGCCGTGCACTGGGTTCAGCCGTGCGAACCCGGACAACCATCTGCGCGACGACGCCCGCAACAGTCTGGTATCGCGGGCGGCGGATTTCGCTGTGGCACTCGATGCTGACATCGTGGTCATGGAGAATGCCCGCGAGCTGATCCGGGGGAACTTCGTCCATCACTACCGGGCTTTCCGGCAGCGCTTGGAGGAAAGCGGCTACAACGTCTTCGGACGCAGCTACATGCTGAACCGGTTCGGACTGCCTCAGGTACGTGAACGGTCCATCGTGATCGCTGCAAAGGAACGCCTGCCGCTCTACACGCTGGAAAGCATGTGGGACGGCTGGACGGTGAAGGGCGAAGCCATGACCGTCCGTCGCGCGCTCGGGGTAGTGGCGAAAGCCCGCAAGGCCGACAAGCGGTTTCCGGGGTTCTCATCGGACGAGGTGCGCCGCAGGTTGGCCGCGATCCCCAAGGACGGCGGATCGTGGATGGACCTTCTCGAACACCCGGAGGCTGACGAGCTGATGACCGGTTCGATGAAGCGCATCGCTGCTGCCGGGAAGTTCGGATCGTACCCAGATGTCTACGGTCGCATGGCGTGGGATCGCCCGGCACCGACCATCAAGCGGGAATGCGCGCACATCGGCAATGGTCGGTACGCCCACCCGGTCGAGGACAGGCTCTGCAGCATCGCAGAGATGGCGGTGTTGAACGGGTTCCCGTACGACTACAACTTCCGGGGGGTGGCCCTGTCAAACGTCTATCGCCACATCGGTGACGCCGTTCCTCCGATGATCTCTTACCAGTTGGCGCACCTGTGCCGCTGGATGCTCACCAACGAGCAGCCCGGCATGCAGGAGCTTGTACTTCCCAGTACCAGCCTCAGGTCGACCGACCTTATCCGTGAGGCTGCCTGACGTTGTTACCACCGAATGCCACCGAACAGCGCTACGTCGACGAACTTCTGACAGCCATGCGGGGTCCATGTCAGGCCGCGTTTCCGCATGCTTCAGCGCTGATCTCGGATGTGTTCGCGAGAGAGTTTCAGGCGTCCCTGCTGATCAACCACTACTTCCTCGGCGCGCCGCTTTCGACGTCGTCCTTCGATGCTGCGTTCATCCGTGCCGCGAGAGCTGCGGGCCACGCGGTGTCTCCCGCCCCTGATGGGTATCGGTTCTGGGATGTCGAGATCGGCGGGCAGAAGATCAGCCTCAAGTCCACCGCTGCGGCCAACCTTCGGGTGGGCACGCTCCACATCTCGAAGCTGTGCGAAGCTGCATGGATTCAGGACATGCGTGGTGCGGCTCAGCGCGAGGACGCCACCAAGCGGCTGTTCTCGGATTACACGTCCGCCGTCGACAGCATCATCCAGCTCCGCCTCTTCAAGGACCGCGCCTTCTACGAACTGGTCGAAATTCCATCAGCGCTCTTGGCGCAGGTGGCGGACGTTCCACGAGCTGAGTTCGCCCCGGATGGTCCATCCATCGGCATCCCGGTTGGAAAGAACCCGCCCGACTTCACGCTGAAGCTCGACCGGTCTGACGCCAAGGTGACGCTGGCGAACATCAACAAGAGCGTCTGCCGGGTGCTTGCGACGTGGCAACTCGATCCGACGTTTGGGAACGCCGCGACGGTGCCACCGTTGGCGACCTGACCGCGACCCAGCCGACCCAGCCGCGACCCAGCTTTGCGCGCGTGGTTGGGTCGCCCCGAACCCCTTATTCCATTGGCAAAAACAGCCAGAGACCCAAGAGACCCAAGTTTTCTTCTTCTTATAGAAAAGAGAGAAGTAATATAGGGAAGAAGGGGGCGTAGGGGTCCTCCTCCCGCGCGGTCAGCGGGTAAAATCCGGCTGGGTGGGTCGGGTCTCTGGGTCTCACGCGCGCCAGCCCAAGGAATTTTCGGGTGGGTGGGTCGCGTGGGTTTGGCTGGGTTTCCGGCCTGAAAAATCAATAAAACCAATAAGATAGCAGCGACCCAGCCATCTGGGTCGCTGGGTCGCTAGCTGGGTCTCTACCCCCGCCCGAACGCGGCGAGGGTCTCCTGTACATCCTTCAGGGCCGGAATCTTGACATACCGATCCTTCTTCTGCAGGGGCACGCGCAGGTCGATCACGTCGAACTGGTCGTCGCGGCACAGAGCATCCGCGTCCTGACCGGCATCGCGCCGATACCCGCCGAAGTAGGTGATCAGCCGCTTGTTGTCGCCGCCGTTTGCCTCGGGGCCGAGCAGCTTCGCCATAGCCGTCTTGACCTCCGCGCTCAGGTTGCCCTTTTCCGTTTCCGGGTGGAGGATCGAGACAAGGTGGCTCCGGGCAACGTAGGTCGGTTCGTCCTCGTGGAACCGATAGTAGAATTCCGCTCCACCCGTCTCCCGACCTGCCAGTTCCCCGCTTTCCAGAATGGCGGCAAGGCGCGCCATCGGACCACGGAGACCCATCCCGACCTGCTGACGCAGGCCCTCAGTAACAATCGGACTGCGAAGGCTGTCCCACGTCAAATCCACCGCCTCAGGGTTCCAGTTCGTCAGCTCATGAACCATGGCTTCGAGACCGCCATTTTCCATCTGATCGTCGATGGCCCCGAAGAACGCGGCGTCCTGCTTGCGCGTCGGCAGACAAGTCAGCACGAGGAACCGGCGCGCATCCTCTGCGTCGGTCGGGATCATCCATTCATCGTTCGAGATGAACACGAGGTTCACGTAGTTGGGTCGTTCAACCACGTTGGCGAACTTGCCCTCGATCTGCAGCGTGTCCGAGCTGATCAGGTCCTTGATCACTCCAGCGTCACTCTTCGCGCCGCCCCAGAACGATTCCTCGCACACCATAAAAATCTTTCCATCCATGTGTGCGTTGAAGTTCCCGGTCAGGTGCCGCCCGTTGCTGATCTTGATCGCGGATGCACCGATGGCGCGGCGAACCCAGTCAAAGACCTTGCTCTTGCCAGTACCCTGTTCACCCTGCACCGCAATCGCGCTGGGAATCTTCACACCCGGACGAGCAAACAGGGACGCGAGCCACGTCATGACCCAGTTGAACAGGTTCTTGTCACCGCCACAGAGCTGATCGCGGATGTGATCGCGCAAGAGCGACCAGTCGCCCGGCTTGGGCAGCACGGCGAAGCCAGTCCACAGGTTGTACGCGCCGCGAGCCTCTGCTGCCTTCGCCTTCACGGGATCAGGCTCAAAGCAGGTGTCGAAGTAGGTCGCACGCTGACGCGTGTACACGAACACTTCCGCAGGCTTGATCGTCTTGGACTTTGCCTTTTCGCCTTCACCCTCCCAGTACGTGACGCCACGGTTGATGTAGAGCTTGCCCAGCGTTGCCTCCTTCCAGAGACGGACAGGCTCGCCGCGACCGGACCGGATCGCCCACTTGGCTTCCCCGTCGATCACGACATAGCTGGCGCGCCGGTTCAGGTTGGCGACGATCTGGTCGCGGATGGTCGTCCGCATAACCGCCTCGGCATTGTTCATCTTGGGGTCGATGCCGTAGTGCTTGTACAGCTTGGGGCTGTCAGCGGGTCGAACCATGAAGCCGTCAGCATCGACGAGGCGCTCATCGTAGAGCGGCGCAAGGATGCTCTCCTTGCTCTCTTCCTTCACAGGGTCGACCTGCCGATCCCGAACGCGCTCTTCGAGCTGA from the Rhodobacter xanthinilyticus genome contains:
- a CDS encoding M48 family metallopeptidase yields the protein MTRPVTRLSAVLSLVLLAACSVPQTQGAAAPGPSAARVETELTPAEAAQNFISVAQHMEPEIERECQARTRGRSCDYQIMVDDRPGQEPNAFQTEDRQGRPILAFNLALIASVRNQDELAFVMGHEAAHFIMGHLDAKAQDAAAGAVIMGVLAAASGADARGISQAQDIGAEVGGRAYSKDYELEADRLGTIITWDAGYDPLKGAEFFRRLPDPGNVFLGTHPANGLRLDIVRRTVAQLKAGTI
- a CDS encoding DUF6455 family protein; amino-acid sequence: MFGARTLNRHAALMNRMAETLGVDLTEAMAKGRLSSEGWREAVVRCAGCDDPSACLHWLSEQPAPEDQAGAVDEAPHYCNNKLMMARLREELGLAETDAGGRV
- a CDS encoding DUF6455 family protein; translated protein: MGFQGNVDLHFWITRGMARRLGVNLSEAMHEGLLSQADFAQMVNRCRNCDKSQGCLAYLAEEGRGAAPDWCSNAAVLRELSALS
- a CDS encoding tyrosine-type recombinase/integrase, whose product is MKLKANQIANLDIGKRHSDGGGLYIELRKGGTGSWLYRYTVNGRANWMSLGAYPEVSLSRARELAAEKRGLKSTGVDPVKAKRQAARQSITVEEAVREYWKLKCTGLAKAEGWIRMFEIHAFPKIGSKGVADLTSEDVVRVLKPLWKSKDAVGDGETGYPTAKRILTRLRLVLTHAKFKDPRVDPFIIDVAREALPKVEWEEEHHPSLPWAQAPDLWVSMLDSVAGEGLRMIILTGLRVACVTKAEWSEVDFDAGVWTVPRGRVKGWNAGFRVPLTRPMTDVLKRVQKATGTQKHIFHSPTAWKKGFISENTWNKWLEENGWKDADGRPATAHGFRSTFRDWAAKHGWARDLAEHSIQHVSAKGTKVERAYWREDRLEDRAELMMAWNDFVVGKEVAQRMAAGARQRALDRLDEVVLADGRTLREAEEWARYDGLEGEVDASQPADD
- a CDS encoding DNA cytosine methyltransferase; this translates as MTSSTPVSMNVVDLFSGAGGMSYGFKAHGAFNMIGAADAEIGKPTAGDGRLQCNSTYQNNIGIAPTRVNLAEVVAEDLRSVLGIGDKAVNVLSVCPPCTGFSRANPDNHLRDDARNSLVSRAADFAVALDADIVVMENARELIRGNFVHHYRAFRQRLEESGYNVFGRSYMLNRFGLPQVRERSIVIAAKERLPLYTLESMWDGWTVKGEAMTVRRALGVVAKARKADKRFPGFSSDEVRRRLAAIPKDGGSWMDLLEHPEADELMTGSMKRIAAAGKFGSYPDVYGRMAWDRPAPTIKRECAHIGNGRYAHPVEDRLCSIAEMAVLNGFPYDYNFRGVALSNVYRHIGDAVPPMISYQLAHLCRWMLTNEQPGMQELVLPSTSLRSTDLIREAA
- a CDS encoding bifunctional DNA primase/polymerase; translated protein: MTTAFNFTDEILAALEAVEDVDDGVEPSREISRKVVQKPKIPEDRLPLPPGVGAFGLPPKASLYHTERAENARQRAAVEVSDQLDFARETLIRAGLKRVHVDIPDAADHNVMTLAYALRYAECDLHVADAYAIHPVTGRGMSIAGDAKSPLGAGWQSRASSDPDQIVAFWTGKGRYPPSKNADKGRLYKHVNFVRNVSIVLPEGCGLFVLDLDGESGAAALAELVARHGELPPTPHSISGSGGAHYIFRSSRTIRNTASKIAPGVDIRGEGGQIIAAPSIHHTGNFYRWAAGRAPWECEIADAPEWLEDLAYAAMKETTARVKKERRAERVALGNGTATGFGFEAWCELIGDGDGKRGFDDTINRAACSWWRENPDGDETELIETLRDVILAAPCKDDRVERRYATDDYLIDRVVRAREYIEDRRAAEEEAAREEEAAIEAARAILRQHLVTADGKTTIAADAAQVAISKLVDDGIDAEDAEAFVAEAAEDVIRQLEERVRDRQVDPVKEESKESILAPLYDERLVDADGFMVRPADSPKLYKHYGIDPKMNNAEAVMRTTIRDQIVANLNRRASYVVIDGEAKWAIRSGRGEPVRLWKEATLGKLYINRGVTYWEGEGEKAKSKTIKPAEVFVYTRQRATYFDTCFEPDPVKAKAAEARGAYNLWTGFAVLPKPGDWSLLRDHIRDQLCGGDKNLFNWVMTWLASLFARPGVKIPSAIAVQGEQGTGKSKVFDWVRRAIGASAIKISNGRHLTGNFNAHMDGKIFMVCEESFWGGAKSDAGVIKDLISSDTLQIEGKFANVVERPNYVNLVFISNDEWMIPTDAEDARRFLVLTCLPTRKQDAAFFGAIDDQMENGGLEAMVHELTNWNPEAVDLTWDSLRSPIVTEGLRQQVGMGLRGPMARLAAILESGELAGRETGGAEFYYRFHEDEPTYVARSHLVSILHPETEKGNLSAEVKTAMAKLLGPEANGGDNKRLITYFGGYRRDAGQDADALCRDDQFDVIDLRVPLQKKDRYVKIPALKDVQETLAAFGRG